A window of Mustela lutreola isolate mMusLut2 chromosome X, mMusLut2.pri, whole genome shotgun sequence genomic DNA:
ATACAACACGATTTACAGGCACTTCAACTTTCCTCATGCCTCCTTTGAATATGTTCTAGTTTGTTGATGTCCTGTGAAACACGGCATCCAGAAGTGAGCATAAATCTCTCTGGGCTGACCAGCAGAGGCCTTGATCTGCTCACCACCATCCTCTTGGCCCAACTCAAGACTCATCAGCAATTTCTGGCATTGCCAACTCACGGACAAGGAAGACCCCCAGTTATTTATCATACACGCTACCATTAAGCTCTAAAGCCTCATCCTTAACTGTCCtgcaataaataaaacattagaacCCTTTATTGTGGTCCATCCCATTTTATAAGCCTGGGTTTATTCTAGACTTTAGCCCTTCTGACTCAGTTCCTAGAGGTTTGTGATAGTCTTTGGTCTTTGTCCTTGGAAGTCCAGCCTTCCTGTCATCTacatatgtacttttaaaatctgaGCTCTTCAGAGAATAATGTGTAAGGACACTTACATTTACCTCTCCTTTTGTAGTTtcttatttgaatttttctaaaTTGTACAGGTTTGAATTTTATCTTTGGAATCTCTTGCCCTCTTCAGCTATCTTTCTCTTTTGGTATTTGGCCAGGCCATCTATTTATCTTTTCTACAATCTTTTTGAAGTCTAccctctcccccccgccccccccccacactagTTAACCTCTCTGGCCATGCCCAGCATTCTACTTAACAGACCCACACAGCATGGTCAGTTTCCCCAAGATTCTTGTCACTTTCACTTTGCTAACCAGATCTTCCTTATTTATTGTCAGGATTAAGCCCAGTTTAGCAATTGACCTCGCTGATCCTTTAGTCTTCTGAGAACTGTAATTATCACCAAGAGAGTTATGAATGTATCCAATGTGTTGCTATCAGAATAATGAGACTTACAGCAAGGATTCAGATGGTCTATGCTTCTGATCACGATCTCTAGCCTATGTGACTGTGTTATGAAGTATTATTCACAGCTGTTATCTAACCAGGCAGTTCCTTGTATACTTCCATGACCACAATCACTTTCATTTCTCCCTTTCATTTTCACTGAATGCTTGTCCCCCTCCAGTCAAAGAATAACTGATTATACCTTCTTGGTATATTGTTACTACCCTGCTGTCCTCCATGGTATCTCCCGGAACCaggtttccccttccttttccagaCAGAAGTCCTACTCTACCAAGTTTGCATGACACCCATAAAATTGAGTTTTCTTGCTTgtattaacattttacattcaCTTTATTACCTATATTCTGGGTGTGTTGGTACATAGATAACTGAGGCCCAAGTATCATTTCTGACCTTCTTCCTAGTTTTTTCTTGAGAATTACTAGGCCCTACCTTAGCTTTAGTCCCTCtttcttaattatatctgcagtCTAAAAAGCTTCAGAAACATAATAGTTACTAACACAGAGCCCCCACTAATGCTTCACTGGAGGAATTCGCTTTCAATGAATTGACCAGCCATATATCACCACCaacatcatcattattatcattaatattaatCTCTATTTTTCCTGGACTCTTGCTcctggtttcttcttctttttttttctcctttttaatttttttttaactttcagatataaaaattttgcatacacacacaaagtataaagaattcctaggggtgcctgggtggctcagtcagttaagaggctgcctttagtcatgatcctggagtcctgggatcgagccccacagtgggctccctgctcagctgggagtatgcttctccctctgcctctgctgctccctctctctctgtcaaataaaacctttttttttttttaaaggaatttctaGATTTCCTTCACTCAGCTTCTCcaaatgttaacatcttacacaACCGTTGTAACTAAGACCAGTATTGGTGGACTACCAGTAACTAATCTACAGATACTCAAATTTCAGCAATAGTACCATCAATGTCCTTTTTCTggtccaggatccaatccaggatcatACGTTGTATTAAGATGTCATTCtcggatgcctgagtggctcagttggttaggctgctaccttccgctcaggtcatgatcctggggtcctgggattgagtcctgcatcgggctccttgcttagctgggagcctgcttcctcctttctctctgcctgcctctctccctgcttgtgtgtactctctctctccgacaaataaataaaaatcttaaaaaaaaaaaagatgtcattttcCTTAGTCTCCTTTAATTTGTGACAGTTCCTcagtccttctttgtcttttatgaccttgacacttttgaaaACATCTGTCTGACTCCTTGAAACATACCTGCTCATAAACAACTAAGAAAGCTCCCGCCCATGGTGGATTTAGCAAAATAGCAAAAGCATGGCATGAAGTTGCTTTGAAATAACCATCTTGTATTTCATCTTTAATAAAACTACACTTAGGCACCCAAAGACTGAGAAGGGACAAATTCTATGTAATTATTTGAGCATCTTTTTCCAGTGAGATAGAAATCTGACACAACAGTACATGTGAAAGTGCTTGAGACAGCAAAAGATTTTTGGAATAGAAAGTAGTAGGGACATCATGCTCAAAGGGAGTAGCAGATGTGGCCAGTGAAAGACAGATAAAGGGGTACCTAAGTGGCAGGCAAGGGGTATCATAGAGTAATTAACACTTCAATAAAAATGCATTAACCAGAATGTCAAAAGTTCAAACTGCAAAGGTTTTCAATTCTACTTTGAAATGCATTCTACAAACCACCTCCGTCTAAATAAAATGCtctgcagatttttatttttgttgttaattctCTCACCAGCAAAGGCAAGGGGAGGGACTATCACTTTCGGAGAATATACATCACTGAAACTCTCCAGCAAAGTCATTTCTGTATCCAGCTGCATCACCGTTATATTCAACTAATGAGAAATGGAGCAGCTTCCCATGAACATCAGGTAAGGGTTTTACCCAGGATCAACAAAGCTGGATTCCAAACTGCTCTTCTCTGAACCATCTCCGTGTGTGCTCATCACTTCAGACTGCTGGAGTTCCTAGGAAGACGTCCAAATTGCAAAGTATAACTAAATGAAGGACCTCACGAACCCTAGAATTGGGCCCTTCAATAGTTAGATCTGCAGAAGGTGGGAGAGGGCAAGAAAGGAAGGTGAAGGATGCGCTTCCTGTCTGTGTCTTCACTGTGCTGGGCAACCTCAGGTTGGGCGGCAGTTGCAACTTGCAATggtatcatttttataaatattattgttACTACTTAGACATATGATATGGGATTAtactctctgcttctgttccgAACCTAAGAGAGTACACTCGAGCCATCAAGTAGGTTTAAGGACTTGTCTGGCAAATGCTTACCCACTGCAGGGATTAAGGGGCTCAGTAAGCACTTGTCCATTGACACAAAGCCTGTCAATCAAATTCTATTGATTCCTCTAAAAGCTCTGGAGTTCAGGAATCTACTCAGTCCAAGAGCACTTTACTTTCCATCCAAGGAGCTAAATGCCAACCTAGTTCACATAGCCTCTTAACCTTCCCAGTACAACCTCTTTATTTGACTTCTGGCTAAAATAatatccccacccccagcagagtCCTTTGGACTCTCCTCTGCCAACTCCGGGGAAGATCTTTGTTAAATCGTTTTTgcaaaccaagagtctgaggcaCGCTGATAGTGCCCCAACCCTGCTATTCCCCCCAGTTTCCCCTGGTTTCCCCAGGGCAGCTCCAGAGCAGTGCCAGGTCTGGGGTGAAAAGAATGAGGCTCCCGCCCTAGCACAAAACTTAAGGGGCACCAAAGAGCTCAGTAGTCACAACAAATGATTTTTAGTGCACCATTTTTGAAAAGTCAAAAGTAAGGCCAAAATCCATGAAGAACAAATTATCaccatttaaaataaagacagaatcGCAACCCGCACTTGCAGGACCCTGCCTCACATGCCTCACCCTAATCCCAACCCTAGGGCtccatttcaattttatttacagaaaccGGCGACCGGCCGTCGTTTgcccacagtatttttttttttttttaacattgcattaacttattattttagttaccgagatttttttttttttttttttttttgcgtccCCTTCAATACTGCAGAGGTTTCTATGCAGGCACACCCGTGACCTCACCCGCCCTCCCCACTCGAAGGCCCCTCCCAGAGTCCAGCGGCCGAAGCCCAGGTATAGCCCGGGGCCGCTAGGTCCTCAGGCCTGGGCAGGTGCCTGGGGCGAGCCGCGCCGCGCGGGAGGGCGGCCCCGGGGCCCGACTCCGCGGCTCCGCCCCCCGCGTGCCGAGCCACTCAGCCACCCCGCGGGCCCGCGCGCCGGGGCTCGGTGCCCGCCCAGGCCCGCCCCCGACGCCGGCCGCCGGGGCGCCGGCTCGCCCTATATAAATCGGCCATTTGTTTCGCTCCGCCCCAGAGTCCCGGAGTCCCAGCCGGTTCCTACCGCGGTCCCGCAGTCGCCCGTCTCATTCCTTTCAACATGACAGATGCTGCTGTGTCCTTCGCCAAGGACTTCCTGGCGGGTGGAGTGGCCGCGGCCATCTCCAAGACGGCGGTAGCGCCCATCGAGCGGGTCAAGCTGCTGCTGCAGGTACCTCcggggattggggggggggggtgtcgaaccaggaagtgggggagggggcgcgcaGAAAGCCTGGCCCCGGGgccggaggggagggggttaATTCTTCAGTCCCGTCGGGGGAAGCGGCCCGATACGGGCAGGGGTGGCCGCAGAGGCAGACCAAAGGGCCAGCTCGGGGGAGGTGCTTTGGTGACCTGAAGTTCTGGAGCTAGGAAGGGGTCGGGGCGGAGGGAGGCGAGGCGGGCCTGGGCCTTGGCatcccggggggtgggggggtagcgGCGAGCTCGGAGTGGGCAGCCTAGCAGCGGCCACCTCCCGGGGGCCTGGAGGTCAAGGGCGAAGCCTGGAAGCCGGCACTGGAGGGAGGGACACCTGGCCGTGCCGAAGGCCTCAAGGTCGCGGCAAGGAGATAACATAACAGCACGGCGGAGGCCATGCGGCACGTCGGGGGGCCGCGCCGCCGGCGGACGCGCTCTCACCTCTCTGGGCCGGAAGCCGGCGCCGGGAAGCGCGTGTGCCAGCTGCGTCCGCCCCCGCGCAGCCGCCGCCGCGTCCCGGCCGCCTCGCGGCGCACTCCCCCACTCCGGCCCTAGAGGGCGCCCCCGGACAGGCGCAGGACTGGGGGCCTGTGGGTCACCtctgggagaggagcaggggcgGAATGGAACCCCGAGGCGGAGGCCATGGTCACTGAGGTGACCGCGCCCTAGGCGGGACAGGCCCAGATGCCTCTGAACCTGTGTCTGAGGTAATGACCTTTCTCCCTGGTCTAAAGGTCACGGGTCCGACCCAGGGTGCCCCCCCACCCAAAGGGGTGGAGGCTTCCTGCCTTCTAAGGTTGCAGAGCACTCCTTCCACGGGGACTGGCCTCCAAGGGTCGGGAGGGTCCATCCTGTATGATCTAGAAGACTGGCTGTGGGGAGTAGTTAATCTGAAAGCCCAGCTAGTGATACGGAGGATAacatttctgtcttccttctccgTGGTTGTAACTCTCCCTGTGGGCCCTCCTCTTGTCTATCAGGTGCAGCATGCCAGCAAGCAAATCACTGCGGATAAGCAATACAAGGGCATTATAGACTGCGTGGTTCGtatccccaaggagcagggagtccTGTCCTTCTGGCGTGGTAACCTGGCCAATGTCATCAGATACTTCCCCACCCAGGCTCTCAACTTTGCCTTCAAAGATAAATACAAGCAGATCTTCCTGGGTGGTGTGGACAAAAGAACCCAGTTTTGGCGCTACTTTGCCGGGAATCTGGCATCGGGTGGTGCAGCTGGGGCCACGTCCTTGTGCTTTGTGTATCCTCTTGATTTTGCCCGTACCCGCCTAGCAGCCGATGTGGGCAAAGCCGGAGCTGAAAGGGAATTCAAAGGCCTCGGTGACTGCCTGGTTAAGATCTACAAATCTGATGGCATTAGGGGCCTGTACCAAGGCTTCAATGTGTCTGTGCAGGGTATTATCATCTACCGAGCCGCCTACTTCGGTATCTATGACACCGCCAAGGGTAAGTTTGCTCTCTCTACTTTGAAGCTGTGTTCCTTTCATCAGAAAGGTGGTTAATGCCAGCCGGATTTTCCAGAGCCAGAGATTTACTGTAATTGCTAGAGGAAGCCGTGGTCATCCAGGGCAAACTCTGCGCAGGGATGAGatttgtggggggaagggggagtcGGGGGTGTAGGAAACAACAGACCCCTAAAACTCTGCTTTCTAGTAAAAGCGTCTCTTCCCTGTTCTCAGGAATGCTTCCAGATCCCAAGAATACTCACATCTTCATCAGCTGGATGATCGCACAGTCTGTCACAGCGGTTGCCGGGTTGACTTCCTATCCATTTGACACTGTTCGCCGCAGAATGATGATGCAGTCTGGGCGCAAAGGGAGTAAGTTCCGTTGGAGCAAATGATAAAAAGACGCGCGCAAGCTGGGGACAAGCTGGGGCCACAAGCTAGCGGTGCCTggctttaaaaatgaagtctgtTCCTGATGGTGGGATGGGGTTGATGGTGTCTGCCTTTGAGCGGGTTCCTGGAACTGCCCTTGGCACTCTTGGAGGCGGGGCTCTGGTTTGGTCCGTAAGTCTGGGAAGGACTCTCATCAGCCTTTGGTCATCGACTCCGTGTCTTTATTCTTTGCAGCTGACATCATGTACACAGGCACAGTGGATTGCTGGAGGAAGATCGCGCGCGATGAAGGCGCCAAAGCGTTTTTCAAGGGGGCGTGGTCCAATGTTCTCCGCGGCATGGGTGGTGCTTTCGTGCTCGTCTTGTATGATGAAATCAAGAAGTTCACATAAGTTATTTCCaagccttctccccctcccccccgccccggaaCAGGCATGTTGTATGATAGAACATATCCTAAGCATTCTTGACAGACTGTTGGCTGTCTCTTTATCGATGGCAACTTTCACTGGTTAAACGGGAAGCAATAATACCTGAGCAGTTTTCTCTTAAAGCCATTTCCACGATGATGGGactcaattatattttttatttcagtcactcctgataaatttgaagaaataaaaaatatctgaaatacgTTTTTGTCCTTGACTTGATTTGCGTACGTGGTGAGGGCTACATTCGAGTAGATGTTTGTTACATGTCCTTTAAACACTGCAGTAGCTCCTGAGAGGGAAAGCTTTCTTTCCAAACCAGTCTCTAGCCCTTCACTTCTCAGACAATACCTTGGTCCTATGACCCAACGATATTCCCAATATAACAGCAGAATTCAGGCCCAGTGTATCCAGAACCACAGGTCTGTTGACTGGGGAAGGTCCTAACTGAATGAGCTTTCTCCTAAAAGGACCATGTACCCACCTTTCCTGGTCCTGTGCTTACTAatcaagaaatataaacaattgtgCACTTTAAAATGGTAATTGTATGAATCTCATCTAATATAAACAGGAGAAACCCTTCAAATGCAAGGTAGTAAGTGAATATTCACCCAGTTGCCTTCTGTCCTCCATCTTGACCCAGCCCAAGCCGTTTTATCTAATCCCATTCAAAGCAGGATTAGGGCTGGCCCGGGTACACGGGGCTGAGATGGCAGTGCGGGTCACAATTATGGGAGGGAGTAGAACAACTGCCACCTCAACACTGAtttcaaaaaaaaggaaatgtggcaTCTGCTGCCTTCTGTCAAACATGCTAATAATAAgccaggtccttggaggacacTTGTTTCTTTTGGATAAGCCCTTAAGCAGGATCCAAATGAGAAAtggttaaggggtgcctgggtagctcagtcatttaagtgtctgccttcagcttgggtcatgtcatgatcctggagtccagggataaaggcccacatccagctccctgctcaacggggagtctgctgctccctctgcccttccccctgcacccctgctcatgctcactcgcgtgctctctctcaaatgaataaaatctttaaaaaaaaaaaattgtttctgtaGCTCCTGGCTAGGCCTCAGAAATTCAGTGGATTTTGCCTGCAACCCAAGATTTGCATGAAGAATAAAGTGCCATGGCTGTCATATGGCAACCCTGAAAGTAGAAAGTGATGGGTGACCCATGCACGTGGGCAAAACCCATTCCTGAGCAACAGCACACGCCCCGGCAAGGTGAAGTGCAGCTCACGGCCAGGGACTGCATGGGGAGGTGTAGTGCCTGGTGGACCTTAGAGGTGCTTGTGGCATGCCCCCTGGCCAAGCACCAGGATCTCAGCATGGCTTGGTTCAGAATACTCTACAATGTATACCTCTATCAAAGCCTCAAGTCGTACATCTGAAATCTACaccatttttatatgttaaagataCCTCAAAgttcttttgggttttgttttgtttttgtaaaaagaGTGAGTTTAttagagcacacaagcagggggagaacacagagggagaggcagaagcacacTTTGctgccgagtagggagcccaatgccggactcgatcccagaaccccgagatcatgacctgagctgaaggcagatgtttaaatgactgagtcgtccaggtgccccaatatctcAGAGTTTTTGGAGAGCTGAAAACTCTGTTTTCATATATCCATatgaaaaattcatatatttcataattcatatattcatacatatattcaGAGAAGCTAGTCTCGTGCTGTTTGGTTGGGCAGTTAGGGAAGTTACTTGATTGCCCGAAGCCTTGGTttttttcacctataaaatgaggataataatgccTGCCTCAGAAGGTtgttgcaggggcacctggctggctcagttgatcgagcatgtgactcttgatctccgagCTCTGAGTTCAAGCCTAACCTTGGGTGCAGAGAGCTTACAGATGTgcgtgcatacatacacacactaaaataaaaaactaaagagAGAGAAGTACTTCAATTTGGATCCTGGCTCTTGTTTacttagctgtatgaccttgggcaagtcccttagtCTCCCAAGTCTCAGTctcctcattcataaaatgggCATATAACAGCGCTAACCCTATCTCCTAGGGGTGTTGTGAGTGAGGGTCAAGTAACATAAAGCATCAGAACGAGCATGACATCTGGCATCTAGGAAGTAAGCACTCCAATGTGAATTTTTCATAATTACACTCCATTTTGTTCAATGCAGATTTGCCTAAGCAGAGCACTATTAAGAATGAAAtcagccggggcacctgggtggctcagtgggtaaagcctctgccttcagctcaggtcatgatctcgggtcatgatctcgggggccaGTGtgggcctgcatcgggctcactgctcagcagggagcctgcttcctccactctctctgcatacttgtgatctctgtctgtcaaataaataaaataaaatctttttaaaaaatgaattcagccaacagacacacaaaaagatgctcgacatcactcatcatcagggatatgcaaattaaaaccgcaatgagctatcacctcacatctgttagaatggctagcatcaaaaagacaagaggatggggcgcctgggtggctcagagggttaagcctctgccttggggttgggtcatggtctcggggtcctgggattgagccgctcgttgggctttctgctcagcagggagcctgcttccccccttctctctctgcctgcctctctgcctacttgtgatctctctctctctgggtcaaataaatgaatggaatctttaaaaaaaaaaaaaaagacaagagaaaacaagcattggtgaggacgtggagaaaagggaagcctcgtgtgctgttggtaggaatgtaatgGTGCAGCCCTgttggaagtttctcaaaaacttcaaaatggaaataccagtaggatccagtaattccactgctggccatttacccaaagaatgggaAAACAGCAATTCAAAAACATATATGCCCTCCTACTCATtgcagcattatgtacaatagtcaagatatggaagtaaccaAAGGGCCtgctgatagatgaatggataaagatgtagtgtgtACATgtaatggaatagtactcagccataaaaaaagaatgagatcttgctatttgcgacaacacggatggacccggagggtattatgctaaaatGAGAGAAGTCAAAGAAagccaaataccatatgatttcgtTTGCATGtagaatgtgaaaaacaaaaccaaaaaggccaacggacacacacacacacacacacacacagtcaaatacagagaactggtggttgccagaggggagtcAAGtgtggggatgggcaaaataggctAAAAGAATTAAGAGAGACTAActtctggttataaaataaataagtcattccCTATGAAACACATAGGGAATAAAGTTAATAATATCATAATGTTACAATATAATATCCAGTCTGGTGACATAATGGACCCATTATAGCGTGCagaattcatataaaataaactTCAGCTTAGGTCTTTTTCAGCTATGGATTTGATCCTGGAAGGGGGAAAGGGGCTCTGTGCTTAGGGTCGCGAACGACAATACAAGGGAACCCCAACCCCCTTTATGGCTATTACGATAGATATGTATGTACTCACTGATCCGGTAGCTATTAAAATAAACCTGGGACCGGGCATTAATGACCCGAAAGCAAGAAGTGGTGTGTGGTACAATTGGGTGGCTGACAAGGAtgaggggtttttgttgttgttctttctatTCTTGTTATTCaatgatttttgaaatttaatttaaagacaAAGTGGTTTTAATCTCTCCAAGCTGTGCAGGATAGTGCTATAGAATTCATTATGTCCATTATGTTCATGCGAACATGGATGGTACACAATCTTAGCAACACCCTAATTTATGCCGTTGTTTTGTCACTATCCAGTGCATAACAGAATCCGTGAAGCCTGATTTCAGGTGAGAGTACAGGTCAGCTTGCGCACAGCCTCGCTTTCCATTCCCGGGGCCTCTTCACTCAGTCACCGGAGGCGGTGTGCAGCGGGCGCTCTGGACCGCGGGAGAAAGAAATCAAGGGTGTCTCCCCACAGGGGCAGTTTTCGTGGATGGTAAGTCATTTAAgccattatttttgtattaaaagaGATGCAGATATGTTAGCGAGTCTCTTGCACAAATTGAATGCGTTTTAAAAACATAAGCTGTGACAAGAGTTCTTGCGTACCAAGGACCCGGGGCTGGCACTGTCCCCAGACCCCTGGGGGAACCTATTCATCCACCTCTGTCATTATAGAGACTTCGGTAGAAATTTTGTTAAAAGTACTGCTGTACCGGGTAACAGATTTTCAAGTGTCAGTATTACTGGGATGAATTTCATTTCTCCTGCGAAGTTCGCGCGTATAGTATTTCTCAtttgcgggttttttttttttaagatttttaacacCATTAACATCTGTACACGGTAATCAAAACCAAATAGTGAAGGAGAGCTACAAGACCAAAAGCAAATCTgtcttccctctcctgccctccgtGCCC
This region includes:
- the SLC25A5 gene encoding ADP/ATP translocase 2, whose translation is MTDAAVSFAKDFLAGGVAAAISKTAVAPIERVKLLLQVQHASKQITADKQYKGIIDCVVRIPKEQGVLSFWRGNLANVIRYFPTQALNFAFKDKYKQIFLGGVDKRTQFWRYFAGNLASGGAAGATSLCFVYPLDFARTRLAADVGKAGAEREFKGLGDCLVKIYKSDGIRGLYQGFNVSVQGIIIYRAAYFGIYDTAKGMLPDPKNTHIFISWMIAQSVTAVAGLTSYPFDTVRRRMMMQSGRKGTDIMYTGTVDCWRKIARDEGAKAFFKGAWSNVLRGMGGAFVLVLYDEIKKFT